A window of Photobacterium toruni genomic DNA:
CGCTAAACCAAGATCATCTAATGTTTTGGGACGTAAGCGTGATAATAAACCTTTGGTTGTATCATAAATATTAAGTGATAGTTGTTCGATAGTAGATGCACATTGCTGGGTTACTGGTGCTATTTCAACCCGTTTTAAAATACTGGCTTGCATTCTAATTGCAGTAATATTTTGACCTATTTCATCGTGTAATTCTCTTGCTACATCTCGCCTTACTGATTCTTCTGTCTTAATTAATTGGCGAGATAAAACCTGATTTCGACCTAACTCAGATGATAATTTAATATTAAGATCACGCTGATGTTGAATACCTAAGCCTAACAAAATTCCAGTTAAACTTTGTGCTGATAGCGATAATAATAAATCTGTAACTTCCATATTACTGACATTACTTCGAGCAGCAATTAATGCAATACTGTTTAATAATGTACCCAGTAATGCACCTTGCCACCCATGTCGAAATGCAAACACAATAATAGGTATTGCTAAACAGAATGGCGCAAAACGACTTAATTCATCAGGTAAGTTCACTTGCAATAAAATATTAGTAAGGAAAAGTAATACATATAAAAATAAGTCGCGATGACGTAATTCTAATGGTCGAGAAATAAGAGCAACTGTTAATGGGATCCATGACCGATTAAATAAAAAGCTCCATACTAAATAACATGTTGGTACTAACATTAAGCCACCAGTAATACTAATAAGGAAAATCATTCCTATTGGTAATAATGGTATTTTAACAATAGTTCCAAAACCTATAACCAGTACACCATTAACTATCGCTGTTGCTATAATAGCTATCGCCATAACGAATAGCTGTCGCCATTGTTCGCCATAATAATAACGTCGAGCAACTAATAATATCGGCCATGATAGACTACTTGCAATTAAAATCGGCCACCAAGGTAAGTCATTAAGGGCTTTTGCCAATAAAAATATTAAGCCCCATTCTGCACTATAAATAACAAACCAATAACGAGTTGCTGTATGTAATGTTATTCCTAATCGTAATGCGAACGGGAAAAATAAAATAGCGAGTGCAGGATCACCTAAAAAATAAAAAGCAATAACCCAGAGACAAAACCAGCTACAAATAAAAAAAGAACATCCACCTACTGATGTCAATATATAATAGCGCATTATAATATTTCTAATGGGAAATACTTAACTAACTCAACATTATTACTAACATTTAATTTTTCCATTGCATTAGCACGATGTACATGAACGGTTTTATGACTCAAACCTAATTCAACAGCGACCGCTTTAACATCTAAACCTGACGCAAGCATTTCACTAATTTGACGTTCACGTTTTGTTAAACATGCAACAGATTGTTGATAAGGATCCGTTGTCTCTAATTGCATTTTGATATCAGATGCTAAATAACATTCGCCTTTTGCAACTGTCCGTACGGCTTGAATTAGTTCATCAGGACTACAACGCTTACTTAAATATCCTTTTGCTCCCGTTGCTAATGCTTTATTTACTACCGTTGCTGAATCGTGCACGCTCAGCATAATACAACAGGTCTTGTCTGCTAAATCCTCAAGCAAAACTAGCCCACTTTCATTTGGCATTGAAATATCAATTATGCAAACATTAACGGCTTGCTTAGCTAATCCACTACGTGCTTCTTGTGCTGAACTAAATTGACCCGCCACTTTCATATCAGGCTCTAACGACAATAATTGAGCAAAACCAGAACGAACAATGACATGATCATCCACTAAAGCGACTGTAATCATAACAAAACATACCCATAAACATTAAAACAACAAAAGCCACTGTTAATAAAATCAACAGTGGTTATTCATTTAATCTATTTCTATGGTGCTATATTACCGTAAACTAACGCTGTGGTGCATTAATATAATGGCATTTCATCAGCAACAAATGGATTAGTCGCTCGCTCATGACCAAAAGTCGATAATGGTCCATGTCCTGGCACAAAAGTGACTTCATTGCCTAAAGGCCACAATTTAGTCTTAATCGAGTTAATCAATGTTGGATGACTGCCTTGTGGAAAATCAGTACGACCGATACCACCTTTAAATAATACATCCCCGACAAATGCAACCTTAGCATCCGCACTATAAAAAATCACATGCCCAGGCGTATGGCCCGGAGTATGGAATACTTGTAAGGTTTGATTACCAACCGTTATTACATCGCCATCATTAAGCCATTGAGTTGGCGTAAATGCTTCTGTCATTGGAAGGCCAAACATTTCACTTTGACGAGGTAAGCCTTGTAACCAAAAGTCATCATCTTTTTGTGGACCAATCATTGGTACCTTAAGAATCTGAGAAAGAGGCTCAGCCCCACCCACATGATCTAAATGTCCATGAGTAAGTAATAATTGAGTAACGTTAACGCCGAGCGCCGCCACTTCTTTTTGAAGTTGTTGAATATCACCACCTGGATCAATAATCGCAGCTTGATGTGTTTCATCACACCATATAATAGAGCAATTTTGCTGAAACGGTGTTACTGGCACAATTTTATATTGAAGACTCATTCATACATCCTAAATGGAGACATTATTTAGGGAAGCATGCCACGAATACCCTTAAAAATACAGACGATAACAGGAATAAACTACCCTCTCCAAGTACGTACAGGACCTGTATCAATATGAATAAATTGACTATTTGGATAATAACCAACCCCGCCAATATTTAAATCTAATGCTGCCTTACGTATTTTAGCTAATGAAACCCCTTCAAGATTAAAATCAATAGCTTGAGCTTTCATATGATAACTTTTCTTCGCAACACCACCACGTTTGGCTAACATCTTATTAGTCTTAGATGATCGATAGCCTGAAAATAACTGCGCATAACCATCATGACCAAGATAATATTGGATTTGTGCAATAGCATCATACAAACGTCGATCTATACGCGCGATTTCATTTTGACGGAAATCACGACAAAGATAATCTAAACGTCGAACTTCTTTACCTACATATGTTTTACCATTGAAATATTTAGTTTCTAATTCTTCACCTGTATGCAAATTGCGTAATAACATCGTTCGAGGTTTCGTAGCTTTAAAAGAACTCGCTTGAACAATATTCGGAAGCATACATGCCCCAACCGCTAATCCACTTAATGTTAAAAATTTACGACGACTAATATCTAAATTTGACATATTTCACACAACCAAAAAAAATGCTCTTTATTTACTAAAGCAATACATATACCAATATTGCAGAACACTATCTTCAGTCAATTAATCAGTCAAATACATAAGTCACATAA
This region includes:
- a CDS encoding YcbK family protein, giving the protein MSNLDISRRKFLTLSGLAVGACMLPNIVQASSFKATKPRTMLLRNLHTGEELETKYFNGKTYVGKEVRRLDYLCRDFRQNEIARIDRRLYDAIAQIQYYLGHDGYAQLFSGYRSSKTNKMLAKRGGVAKKSYHMKAQAIDFNLEGVSLAKIRKAALDLNIGGVGYYPNSQFIHIDTGPVRTWRG
- the uhpA gene encoding transcriptional regulator UhpA, with the protein product MITVALVDDHVIVRSGFAQLLSLEPDMKVAGQFSSAQEARSGLAKQAVNVCIIDISMPNESGLVLLEDLADKTCCIMLSVHDSATVVNKALATGAKGYLSKRCSPDELIQAVRTVAKGECYLASDIKMQLETTDPYQQSVACLTKRERQISEMLASGLDVKAVAVELGLSHKTVHVHRANAMEKLNVSNNVELVKYFPLEIL
- the uhpB gene encoding signal transduction histidine-protein kinase/phosphatase UhpB, with translation MRYYILTSVGGCSFFICSWFCLWVIAFYFLGDPALAILFFPFALRLGITLHTATRYWFVIYSAEWGLIFLLAKALNDLPWWPILIASSLSWPILLVARRYYYGEQWRQLFVMAIAIIATAIVNGVLVIGFGTIVKIPLLPIGMIFLISITGGLMLVPTCYLVWSFLFNRSWIPLTVALISRPLELRHRDLFLYVLLFLTNILLQVNLPDELSRFAPFCLAIPIIVFAFRHGWQGALLGTLLNSIALIAARSNVSNMEVTDLLLSLSAQSLTGILLGLGIQHQRDLNIKLSSELGRNQVLSRQLIKTEESVRRDVARELHDEIGQNITAIRMQASILKRVEIAPVTQQCASTIEQLSLNIYDTTKGLLSRLRPKTLDDLGLAKAVEQVVCDLELEEKGIDVAMAWGHHQPLLCDTTSVTLYRICQEALNNIAKYSHATEVIIELQIDQQIRLQIEDNGVGFKAEDAFKGFGLRGIRERVEILGGQCSIVSRYSDSSQENMSQKQVTNTGTTLVIILPLA
- a CDS encoding MBL fold metallo-hydrolase, translating into MSLQYKIVPVTPFQQNCSIIWCDETHQAAIIDPGGDIQQLQKEVAALGVNVTQLLLTHGHLDHVGGAEPLSQILKVPMIGPQKDDDFWLQGLPRQSEMFGLPMTEAFTPTQWLNDGDVITVGNQTLQVFHTPGHTPGHVIFYSADAKVAFVGDVLFKGGIGRTDFPQGSHPTLINSIKTKLWPLGNEVTFVPGHGPLSTFGHERATNPFVADEMPLY